A DNA window from Hydra vulgaris chromosome 13, alternate assembly HydraT2T_AEP contains the following coding sequences:
- the LOC136090020 gene encoding uncharacterized protein LOC136090020 — protein sequence MDRKAFYDNVRLQIVGLLKDKTKTQQEIAQICNVSLKFVQTTLKNHKLRNDVKDLPRLVELGLFGHLKLTSRDQSYLYQKKVENVLTPNCVLCKRLINNSCECNLWENDAVFKKFTAQSILEISSSSLLLSIFSGQLYSYRHNIYNSGGKAKRNLINQDLMYLLSEDIKDNLIYAISKSFNSLKTSDYTFKVLLPEAILYLFAKLEGFSRIKAEVLLSTYSLQRQICNIFIITSLFIKQKYFLTCTDKKNNLAVE from the exons ATGGACAGAAAAGCTTTTTATGACAATGTACGATTGCAAATTGTAGGTCtgctaaaagataaaacaaaaacccAACAAGAAATAGCTCAAATTTGCAATGTTTCGCTTAAATTTGTACAAACAACGTTGAAAAACCACAAGCTACGTAATGATGTCAAAGATTTACCAAGGCTTGTTGAGCTTGGTTTATTTGGGCATTTAAAGCTAACTTCAAGAGACCAAAGTTATCTCTATCAAAAG aaag tagaaaatgttttaactcCAAACTGTGTACTGTGCAAAAGATTAATTAATAACTCATGTGAATGTAACTTATGGGAAAACGATGCcg tatttaaaaaatttacagctCAATCAATACTAGAAATTTCATCTTCATCGTTACTCTTGTCTATTTTTTCTGGTCAa CTGTATAGTTACAGACACAACATTTATAATTCTGGTGGGAAGGCAAAAA GAAACCTTATTAACCAAGACTTAATGTACCTTTTATCAGAGGATATAAAAGACAATCTTATATACGCTATTTCTAAATCATTTAATAGTCTTAAG ACTAGTGATTATACATTTAAAGTGTTGCTTCCTGAAGCAATACTATATCTCTTTGCAAAACTGGAAGGATTTTCAAGAATTAAA GCTGAAGTATTGTTAAGTACTTACTCTTTACAAAGgcaaatttgtaatatttttattataacatcattatttataaagcAAAAGTATTTCTTGACCTGCACAGATAAGAAA aACAACTTAGCTGTTGAATAA